In a genomic window of Telopea speciosissima isolate NSW1024214 ecotype Mountain lineage chromosome 5, Tspe_v1, whole genome shotgun sequence:
- the LOC122663008 gene encoding uncharacterized protein LOC122663008 yields the protein MELQCDFLQGIPVPPHPSQAKERTPSLEHSENHSNANNARRKGKEVQGNSKRQGSQMTKVEQALNDKVLELQDQIQEVMRGKNLAPSHDFHFTTDLAFTDEIKAEPLPKGFKMPAIEQYASKTDPEDHLETFKSLMFFQGASDAIMCRAFPSTLKGAARQWLSRLKPRSLTNFVGLGWAFPAHFMSSRVNKKTMANLLAVKQRPDKSIRNFFTRFNKEALEVRNLDQIVKFQALRNGIRDVELKRSLIMDEPANIYELFSRCEKHINLAKVIAAE from the coding sequence ATGGAGCTGCAGTGCGATTTCCTGCAAGGAATCCCAGTACCACCACATCCATCGCAAGCAAAGGAAAGAACCCCTTCCCTTGAGCATAGCGAGAACCACAGCAACGCAAACAATGCTCGGCGAAAGGGTAAAGAAGTCCAGGGAAACAGCAAGCGCCAAGGTTCCCAGATGACCAAGGTCGAGCAGGCTTTAAACGACAAAGTGTTGGAATTGCAGGATCAAATTCAAGAGGTCATGAGAGGAAAGAACCTAGCCCCAAGCCACGATTTCCACTTCACCACCGATCTCGCCTTCACAGACGAGATCAAAGCGGAACCCCTACCAAAAGGCTTCAAGATGCCCGCGATCGAGCAGTATGCGAGCAAGACAGATCCAGAGGATCACCTAGAAACTTTCAAATCATTGATGTTCTTTCAGGGTGCCTCTGACGCCATAATGTGTAGAGCATTCCCCTCTACCTTGAAGGGGGCGGCAAGACAATGGTTGTCACGCCTCAAGCCGCGCTCCCTGACCAACTTTGTGGGGCTTGGGTGGGCTTTTCCTGCCCACTTCATGAGTAGCAGAGTCAATAAGAAGACAATGGCCAATCTCTTGGCTGTTAAACAACGCCCTGATAAATCAATCAGAAATTTTTTTACAAGATTCAACAAGGAGGCACTGGAAGTGCGAAACCTGGACCAGATCGTGAAGTTCCAAGCTCTACGCAACGGCATCAGGGATGTTGAGTTGAAGAGGTCCCTGATCATGGACGAGCCGGCAAACATTTATGAACTCTTCTCACGTTGCGAGAAGCACATCAACCTAGCAAAAGTTATTGCAGCCGAATAG